DNA from Rhinoderma darwinii isolate aRhiDar2 chromosome 6, aRhiDar2.hap1, whole genome shotgun sequence:
TACTGATCATGGGTGCAAGGATTTTTCAGGACCTCCTGTCAGTCAATCCATTGGAAATTAGTGCAGTCAGCCTCCCCTCCTACTGatgtggctgataacagggaacaatagattgattTCTGCAGCACAGCACACGGAGATAAGATAGACTTTAGGTTTCATGTCCATTTAAATGTCGGTGTCGGTGGTTATTACAAAACAACGGTTTATAAGAGCACTCAGAAGTTACTCTTGGCAATGCTGTAGTATATAGGGGGGATCAGCAGCCTCCTCCTATAGGTAGTGGATTGGGCCAACCAGCTGCACAGAGGGAGGCTCCACGCTTGTCCGCAGCTATCTTTCTACATTGAAAAATGAGCACATTTTTTTGTAAGGGAGAGGAGCCAGGGAAGGACTGAAACTGTGGATACAGCCGGCACTGTAAGTACTTAGACTGTCACTTTTTCAATCTTGTCAAATTTTATGTAACGTTAATACTGAGGAGATATCTGGAACATTAATAGGATAGGAATGGATAAATCAAAGTATGTGCATTATTCCGCAGTATTATAGAGAATCGTTTCTTCATGCTCATATGGGTAACACTTTGATGCTGCAAATTAAAAACATTTCCGGCTACATTTAGTCATTGTTATCAGATGTTCAAATTTGTCTATGTAAATATATCAACAGGAGTTAttaatacttattttttttattatataatgatTTATTACAGGTTAACATTGGTGGTTGgcataataataattacaaataTTTATAGATTTGAAATGGGAATGAAATCGATAaatgacagatatgagatagaaaacTTTAAAATAGAGAaatgtgagacaaaaaaaaagatagaaagataaaaagaaataaaaaatgaaaagatatgagaaaagaaagaaaaagaaaaaagagaaccTAGATAAAACTAAATAGAGAgagatgaggatagatagatagatagatagatagatagatagatagatagatagatagatagatagatagatagatatgggatagatagatagatagatagatagacagacagatagatatgagatagatagatagatagatagatagatagatagatagatagatagatagatagatagatagatatgagatagatagatagatagatatgagatagatagatagatagatagatagatagatatgagatagatagatagatagatatgagatagatagatagatagatagatagatagatagatagatagatagatagatatgagatagatagatagatagatagatagatagatagatagatagatagatagataggatataaGTTTATTTTCTCACTCATATTCATGAGGTATCAAACAAATATTTCCTCCACTTTTATACTGACTTATATTTCATGAGAAAAGtgtaaaatattattaataataaatggtggtacctggaacGTTCCTCATCCTCTCTAGTATGAGGCAGTGGGAATCGTCACTATTCTCAGTTGACTTGTTTGAGATTAGCAAATGCCAATTTAAAAGATCTGATTGCCAAACAATCAGATTTCATGATAACAAAGTGTTAATGATTTAAATAGAATGAGTTTAATTTCTAAAGTTGATGGATAATTAAATTCTtaatggatttttattttttctttcttttcatatatatatatagattggtATGGGTGATTAGTTATGGTCTCCACATCCACCACTTTGTGTACATGGAGAAGGTGCGGCTGGTGAGGATTATTATAGGGTACACCCTACATGAGAACACAGTCCTTACATTTATTAGACATTATCCTTTCTTAGTTATTGGAACAATCAAACCATGATCAATCTGCATATGCCACATGATCCACGTATAAAGGGTTCACTGAAATAACACAAATGGAAAATTTGGGTGAGACTTATAAATCAAATATTAACCAGTTCTGCTTATCTGAACATTTATTTTGTTGcgttaaaagttaaataaataataaacctgaTTATATAATTTAATCTAGTTATAGGTCAAAACTTTATATAACTATtcaaagatagatatgagatagatagatagatagatagatagatatgagatagatagatagatagagtggatggttggttggttggatggatagatagaagatagatagatagaaagatagtggACCGACGGTTGGTTGGATagctattagatagatagatattagatagatagttgGATGGATAGCAgatgatcgatagatagatagatagatagatagtggacCGACGGTTGGttggatagatattagatagatagatattagatagatagttgGATGGATAGCAgatgatcgatagatagatagatagatagatagatagatagatagatagatagatagatagatagaagatagatagaaagatagtggACCAACGGTTGGTTGGATAGCTATTAGATAGATACGGTATTAGATAGTTGGATGGATaggcgatagatagatagctattaGATAGATAGTTGGATGGATAGCAgatgatcgatagatagatagatagatagatagctggttggttggatggatagatatgaaatagataggtaGATGATAGGTGAGATGATGGATAATGGATGGttggattgatagatatgagatgatagagagAAACAGAGAGTTTCTACATTTCTGTCGGAAGATCTCAAAGACTAGAAGTTGCCTGGTCCCATAGCTGTTCTCGATAGATTAGTCTCAGTGTAGCACCAGCACTGGCGGCACACAGGATCATAGAGACCCGGTCTTGACACCTGTTGGCGGCAGCCGCACAATCCTGCATGTGTGGTGAGAAGCTCTTGGCGCGTGGATCATTGGTAGACATGTAAATGGATTGTTTGACATTGTTGGAGCTGCTGAGATCTTAAGTAGGTCAATTGTGAGATCTCTGATAATTATCTCTGCTTTGCACCAAACATCTCCTTCTGACTATCTCCTGCTGCTTGGGTTCCTGCCCCCCACtccaatatatataaaaatttgggCTAACCACTTTCTACCAATATGTTCCCAGAAATGGCCCAACTGTGTCCAGGATGATCATATgtgtaattaatttttttttgtaagtgcTCTGATTCGTTATTTAGTAGCTGAATCATCAATGGATTTTAGATAAATAGATacgatattacacacacacacacacacacacacacacacacacatacatgtatatatatatatatatatatatatatataaagaaagataGTTAGACTTGTGGATATGAATTAGATAGATGgagatatatattagatagatagaatgaCAGATATTAGATAGACATTAAATAGATAGatacattagatagatagatagatatgagatagatagatagatagatagagagatatgagatagatagatatgagatagatagatagatagatagatagatagatagatagatagatagatagatagatagatagatagatatgagacagatagatagatatgagatagatagatagatagatagatatgagatagatagatagatagatagatagatagatagatagatagatagatatgagacagatagatagatagatagatagatagatgagatagatagatatgagacagatagatagatatgagacagatagatagatatgagatagatagatagatatgagatagatagatagatagatagatagatagatagatagatagatagatagatagatagatagatagagagatagagagatatgagatagagagatatgagatagatagatatgagatagatagatatgagatagatagatagatagatagatagatagatagatagatagatagatatgagatagatagatatgagatagatagatatgagatagatatgagataggtagatagatagatagatagatagatagatagatagatagatagatagatagatagatagatagatagatagatagatagatagatgtttgaCATAGTCTTTCCCCCCAGTTTAATGTTTAACCACACTCACatttatttacatatatttatttttttcactcttCTATTGACTTAAATCTAATAATAGGGGGAGAGAAAGAGAAGAAAGTCCATTCATCTCCGAGAAATATCTGTTGTGCTTTGTCATGGTGGGAGCCGGGTCTTCAGGTTGGCTGAGGCTTCCACCTCGTATATGTGGCGATCTTGAGAGGCCAATCTACTTGCTGGATTTATTACATCCCATTTATACGATTTCAAGTTCTCCTACCTAAAAAAGAAACACTGGGCAAGAAATGGCTGCTGTGGAATTCTGGGAAATTCATAATTTACAATATTTAATTAGCAACACAGCAGATTAAATAGATTCAGTGTAAATGTTCGctctctttctgcaccctggatatgATGATTAGTAATTACTGGCAGGGAGAGGGTTAGCAATGTTCTCCGTTGGTGCTCAAGATGTAACCAGCAGTCTGTGCTCCCCCGGGGGTCTTTGTCTGGCCCTCAGGGGTCCCATACACAGGAGGCTGCACCATTTGGTTGTTGTTGGGAGCAGCCTGTAGCATCAAACTGTGGAATATGAAAAATGGGTCTGTACCAGGCTCTCTCACCAGCAGCTGCTGCGGGAAATGGGCATGTCCTCCCCCACCAACATCCGTGCCATCCCCCAGGGTGCAATCTGTGTGTACCAACACAACCCTCTACCAGGCTGCTCTAAGACTCCCTGCATTCACAACCCTTTACTTTCAGTTCATATTCCACTCGCTGTGTTAGTCCTTGAAATTTATAATCAACCTATATAATGACCTGGTAAGTCCTGCGTGGCCTATGCGGGCACTTCATTTGTCCCATCAAGCCTTCTACTCTGACTAGACATATGAAACATGGGCAGAATTTTTATGAAAATTGTTTCCAACCTGTAACCCGCAGCTGTTGCAAAACGACAACTCCCCAGCATGCCAACACCCAAAGAGGTGCCTCACCCAAGtcttaaactggccatacactAGAGACTGGTCGTTCGCGGTTGGTCTGTGAAGATTGTCGTTTTAGTTGTCAACTCCATAAGTTAAAATGTGGAATTGCTGATCAATATCTCCGTTGATCTGTGACCTTGGCTTTTAGTGATCTGACGATTGGCATGAATAACCTTCCTGGTATTGCCAAGTACTGCACCCaacaatgacccaaaaaatagatCATGGCAGATAAACCTTTCCACAAATATCTGACTTCGGTTGGAGTCTGATGTTCTTAGAAGGTGCCAACAATTGGCAGAAAATTGTCTAAATCGGCCATCTCAAATCTCTagtttatggccagcttaaggGGGTTGTCTGCAATGGAAAATCACGACatgttagaagggtctcttgacaataagtTGTTTACACAGTGTCTCCCTGCTGGGACCCCGAGCGATCAATGTAATCTGTAGGGAAAACTTGCAGTAAGTGTTACATTTTCCTAcagcgcctccacaggggaaattaaacattacacagaactcattcatatcaatggattgtctgtgtaataatggacaggacaagtcctccagagcaagagacgctctaATCACTCTCGACTCTAGCCAAGAGATGAGGAGAAACccacctctattaactcagaactaTGAAAATGGGttgtctaaaccagacaaccccttcaagcccTAAGAGGAGTCCAGAAATGTACCTAAAAAAACTACAACAAAAGGCCAATAAGAGAACAAATAAGATGGGATGACGAAGACGTCTTACACTATGAGGTCCACGTGGTGTTTTCTTGGGTGTTCTTAAATTATCATTTTCAGATTTAACCAGTCATTGGGGGATAGATAGGAATAGGAAGAACTTTAGTGAAAACTTTCCATATAGACAATGAATAAACTTGACCTGATATTTATCATGGACTCCATCCTCATTAGATCACGGACCATCTCAGCACCATCTTGTCTTCATTTGTAACTTTTGTAACCTTCAATTTCTCCCTTATATTTCCCATGTTCTCAGCTTTGatatattatgttacatttcCGCCATCATTTCTTTACACCTCGTTTTATCTTTctcctttttgtaactttttgtcTCTCTCGACCTCTCCTGCTGCATGTTCTAGTCTTTTCTGTCTCTCCTCTTTCCATTTCTCCTCTCGCCTGTCTCTCCCCCCGGCTGGTTAGAGGCTGCCCTCAGTGTGAGACTGTGCAGTGATACAGTAATTCCCATGCACAGGTGCAGGGTCCCTGATGCTGTGTTACCCTGAGGCACGTCCCCCCGTGCCTTGCCTGACAGACCAGTGGAAGTAATGTCTTGTGGCAGGTAGAGGAATCCAACAGACCAAGAAGATATGTTAAGAAGTGTTTTCAGAAACCGCAGCTCAAACACCTGTCTCTTCCCCCTCCGTCTTTCATCTCTTCACCGTAAAACTCCATGAGGGATATTGAAATCAGGGGAGTCAAAAAGAAGTTCAGTTATCAAAGAATTCCATAGTTCTTGATAAATCCTGTGGGGTTGTCGAGTTTAAAAAACCCattctcatacacacacttagggaattctaagttaatagaggggggtcccctatTCTGAATTCTAATCTCTTAGACCCCGTTCACATGGAGGATTTTGGAGGCAGACCAAATCTTTTGAACATTTTGACtttcctgcactttcttgccacagtttttgctgcagttttagcCTGCGGCCATGAAGGACAAAAAAAAGCCGCGgacaacactttctctgcctcccaatgatttcaaCGTGCAGCTTTTTTTCCCCCGTGTGTGGCTAAAAGCCTCCACAGGAAAATAAATgccaccgcctcccattgaaatcagtgggaggtgGTTTTGgcaattttttggcgctgattccaatggtttctgcatcaaaaaattctgtgtgaactgaGCTTTGCAAATAGCGTCTCTCactttggaggacctgtcctgtcctgcattacacagacaacccaatgatttgaatgggcactgtgaaatacttaatttcccctgtggtggcgctgcaagggAATTGAACAATTACTGTCAAGTTTACCCACAGATTACAACTAAGTGTTGGGGCTCCCAGcagagggacactttgtgatctgcttattgtcaagggacctgtCTAATAAATTGGGATTGCCCAAAGCTAAGAACCCTTTTTTTCAATAGTCTTTTCCACCATCTTTGTTCATatgcacctttttttttcttcaccttgCTAAATTCTACTTCTTTAATTCTAATTTAAGTCTTTGTTTTccttgttccattttttttatttttttatctacaATATAAGTTTCCATCTagcaaattcaattttttttgtatactaCATGTCCAGAATCTTATCTTGTTCCATTGTATTGTGTATAGTCTTGTTCATACAGACCTACCATGCTGATACAAATCTGCCTAGATTTTTTGGAAAAATGGCTCTAAATGTATTCATTTTCTCACTGCAGGTTAGTTCTTACTGAAACAACACAAAACTTCTAAATTTTGGTAAAGGAACTTTTAATTCATAACGTGATAGGCAACCACATTAGAAACAATGTCGAAAGATGAAGAAGCTGGATGTAAGTTGAACGCTACATGTAAACATAAAGAGCGGAAGCCAAAAAAACCTCATTATATCCCCAGGCCATGGGGAAAGCCATATAACTACAAGTGCTTTCAGTGCCCCTTTACTTGTATGGAGAAGTCCCACTTGTATAACCACATGAAATACAGTCTTTGCAAGAACTCCCTATCACTTCTTATAGAGTCCGACTGGCCCTACAAAAAGAACAGTTTCCTTGTCCCAGAAATGAACCTACATGAAACACATACAGATGGAAACCTAGACAAACAAGAGGCTTGTGATTCCACAGGAGTATCAACCAAGTCTAGACAGGTCGGTGAGAAGACTTCTTCGGATATCCAGAAATTCCTAGAAGAAGATGATGAAAggccagaagaagaagaagaggaagtggTGGGTCAAAGTCAAAAGGAAAAAAGCAGGAACATCCCATCTTCACATGCAACCATAAACAAAAATGAACCTGGACCAAAGGCCAAAAGAGAGACCGTGAACAAAGATGGAGAACCAGAGTTCATCATCACTGATGTGTTCTCATTAGATGGACAGTGTGAGAAGGAGAGGGAGGAACAAAGATTTGTCAAGGCTTCGCGGAAAACTTCAACCAATCTTGGAGGTTCTCGAGTGGATCAGTGGAAGCTATTGACCAGTACACTTAAGAAAGCTGGAGCAGATACTCCAGTTGGGTGTAATGGAACCAACATCATTCCTTGTTACCCACCACCAACATATTCTGATTACCAAGAACATCAAGGTCTTTCACTTTTGGGCCTTAATTACCCACTAAACACCAACCTTTTCTCATATCTGAACCCCACCATGACAAGCAGTACAGCTCAGCTTCCTTTTCTAGCTTCCACGGCTCAATTAATGCACACTCCACACTCCGCTCACTTCCAGACTTTACAAAATACAGAAAGAACATCATTCCTTCCTCGCTTCTACTATCCCTTGCTGTTCGAGCATGCGTTTAACACTGATGCGAAAGTAGCCGCAGGAAAGCCAATGAACCAAGGTCAACCAACAAACGCATCTATTGGTACTCCAAAGGCAAAGACACCTGTGGAACCTCTAAAGACCTGCGTACTCAAATCAGGAGAAGGTAACAGCACGGTCTCTTGGGTACCTGGAGAAAAGTTGCAAAACCAAACACTGGCTCATAATAAGTCAGAGGGAGAAGGAAAATGGGTTCCCCAGACATTAAGAGACATCATTCAACATCAGAAAGATATTTTAGGAGCTTATGGGGTGCAAACCACCAGAAATAATGAAGTCTCTACACACCAAGGTAATGTTGAGGTGTCTCCCTGGGAAAAAAGCCCTACAAGATGTGTGAAGAGGAAGCCTCGGTTGGACAGAGATGGACCCAGCGTAGCGAGTGAACAGACAACATCTTTGGTGGAAGGTGAAAGAACTTTCCATAATAGGTAAGAAATATATAGGAACTCTGGTTCAGATCTGTAGGACCAATAGAAGGTTACTTAGCCCCCCGCCCCCTTGGTTGCAGTTGCCAACAGGTCCAATA
Protein-coding regions in this window:
- the PRR35 gene encoding proline-rich protein 35; the protein is MSKDEEAGCKLNATCKHKERKPKKPHYIPRPWGKPYNYKCFQCPFTCMEKSHLYNHMKYSLCKNSLSLLIESDWPYKKNSFLVPEMNLHETHTDGNLDKQEACDSTGVSTKSRQVGEKTSSDIQKFLEEDDERPEEEEEEVVGQSQKEKSRNIPSSHATINKNEPGPKAKRETVNKDGEPEFIITDVFSLDGQCEKEREEQRFVKASRKTSTNLGGSRVDQWKLLTSTLKKAGADTPVGCNGTNIIPCYPPPTYSDYQEHQGLSLLGLNYPLNTNLFSYLNPTMTSSTAQLPFLASTAQLMHTPHSAHFQTLQNTERTSFLPRFYYPLLFEHAFNTDAKVAAGKPMNQGQPTNASIGTPKAKTPVEPLKTCVLKSGEGNSTVSWVPGEKLQNQTLAHNKSEGEGKWVPQTLRDIIQHQKDILGAYGVQTTRNNEVSTHQGNVEVSPWEKSPTRCVKRKPRLDRDGPSVASEQTTSLVEGERTFHNSTCSPITSPDLWREKTPIIEMTPCKRRRASEPSSEKSEPVVVNASLLIGDLSRTLEEYGKVERKLANLTSDDSGRQKTLGEQLGKIRLELLHIHQALEKATCSHDGPLDLSIKRAEDMDKEDTEKNILRGDPETYPPLQCPSKEVVKVELLPAELVTCYARPTKCEADSSVLLCPDGRVVSTGIAQTQVALQEEGGGVGVGFGRSRLQMENV